Proteins encoded by one window of Rutidosis leptorrhynchoides isolate AG116_Rl617_1_P2 chromosome 7, CSIRO_AGI_Rlap_v1, whole genome shotgun sequence:
- the LOC139858516 gene encoding LOW QUALITY PROTEIN: calcium-binding protein CML38-like (The sequence of the model RefSeq protein was modified relative to this genomic sequence to represent the inferred CDS: inserted 1 base in 1 codon) gives MDKEQQYKRVFGHMDQNGDGKLSPPELQNCVGKIGVELSLEDAEIAAAMLDSDGDGLLSLEDLVNVVESANEDEKINDLKMAFKMYEEIGGSGCITPKSLRRTLSKLGESXTVDDCKVMIAKFDENGDGVLSFDEFREMMA, from the exons atggACAAAGAACAACAATACAAACGGGTGTTTGGACACATGGACCAAAATGGAGATGGTAAGTTATCGCCACCAGAGCTCCAAAACTGCGTTGGGAAGATAGGCGTCGAATTGTCATTAGAGGACGCCGAGATAGCGGCAGCGATGTTGGATTCGGATGGTGACGGTTTGTTGAGCTTAGAGGATTTGGTAAACGTTGTGGAAAGTGCAAATGAAGATGAAAAAATTAACGATTTGAAGATGGCGTTTAAGATGTATGAAGAAATTGGAGGGAGTGGATGTATAACGCCGAAAAGCTTGAGAAGGACACTAAGCAAATTGGGAGAAT CAACCGTTGATGATTGTAAGGTGATGATTGCTAAGTTTGATGAAAATGGTGATGGTGTTCTTAGTTTCGACGAGTTTAGGGAGATGATGGCGTGA